The following proteins are co-located in the Camelina sativa cultivar DH55 chromosome 12, Cs, whole genome shotgun sequence genome:
- the LOC109127991 gene encoding uncharacterized protein LOC109127991, producing the protein MPARGRKRKLDRNHSQIPGGSRLRHTNLPSQYDFTPAVQAPRTQQTPDEVPILPRHSTESQIRDYPPPQQLFQGSVTRQPPPQVRRSPSVEVNYNPATHATLQDDSPPSPAQRSQARSHQTRSHPSHPSSQGNNFEEETSTVLPELQEDVVRALNALLVVPGRDKFTTVLSPTPLPNTQWFTRDKGSKLVRKITKILLNKFEGPFYSWTCKTHTWDPLITGTVQAYFEKICQKRIKDMVSNVRTSGVQPNWIGDTLMSTMEDYWDTEEAQQKSKTYSQARMSDRNGLGPHVHLSGPKSYQQLQDEMVEELGREVRLGEVFIKAHTKPDGTYVDRKAEKIAGTYEKTVQERLSQLEAESFAVSDGESRPRDLTTEEYTEIFLEDCVFRFMFVYSLLVYYDILLVY; encoded by the exons ATGCCTGctcgaggaagaaagagaaaactcgATCGTAATCATTCTCAGATTCCCGGAGGGTCAAGACTACGACATACTAATCTACCCAGTCAGTACGACTTCACGCCGGCAGTCCAAGCTCCTCGTACGCAGCAGACACCTGATGAAGTCCCCATTTTGCCACGACATTCAACGGAATCCCAGATCCGGGACTATCCTCCGCCTCAACAACTATTTCAGGGCTCCGTTACTCGCCAACCTCCACCTCAAGTACGCCGGTCTCCTTCAGTAGAAGTTAACTACAATCCAGCGACTCATGCAACTCTTCAAGATGACTCTCCGCCTTCTCCAGCTCAACGCTCTCAGGCTCGTAGTCATCAGACTCGTAGTCATCCATCGCATCCATCGTCCCAAGGCAACAACTTCGAAGAAGAAACTTCTACGGTGTTGCCGGAGCTCCAGGAGGACGTGGTTCGGGCTCTAAATGCCCTGCTTGTGGTGCCAGGTCGGGATAAGTTCACCACGGTCCTCTCTCCCACACCCTTACCGAACACCCAATG GTTTACTCGTGACAAAGGGTCAaaacttgttcggaagattactaaaattcttctaaacaaattcgaaggtcccttctacagctggacatgt aaaacccacacctgggatcctttgataaccGGAACTGTTCAAGCTTATTTTGAGAAAATCTGTCAAAAGCGGAtcaaagacatggttagcaATGTGAGGACTAGTGGAGTTCAACCAAACTGGATTGGAGACACTCTCATGAGCACGATGGAGGATTACtgggacactgaagaagcacaacaaaagagtaaaacctACTCTCAGGcccgtatgtctgaccgtaacgGCCTAGGTCCTCATGTCCACCTCTCAGGGCCAAAGTCTTATCAACAGCTTCAAGACGAAATG GttgaggaattgggaagagaagtccgacttggtgaggttttcatcAAGGCACATACAAAGCCTGATGGTACATATGTTGATCGGAAGGCAGAAAAGATTGCAGGGACATATGAGAAGACTGTTcaagagaggttgtctcagCTCGAGGCAGAGTCTTTTGCTGTGTCAGATGGAGAATCACGGCCACGGGACCTCACAACAGAAGAATATACAGAAATTTTCCTGGag gattgtGTCTTTAGATTCATGTTTGTGTATTCATTGCTTGTGtattatgatatattgcttGTGTATTGA